A segment of the Rickettsiales bacterium genome:
TTTTAATCTGTTCTTGAAAGAATGTGAGTGGAGGTTTAATATGGGCACACCAAGTGACTTACTGGCAGACCTGAAAAAGTTGCTCAAAGAATATTATTAGGTGTCAGCCCCAACATTTAAATATTAATAAGTTATGAATAGAGTTCACAACTCTCACTAAAATTGCGACAGCCCCCCCCCGCAAGAAAACCGTTTTAGGTATAAGTAAAACTCAGACACAAAAAAAACCGTTGGGAGGAGTTCTTTTAGTCTAAGCGTTCAAATGGGACATACGTCTCATCGAACTCGGTGCTTTCCAGCACGGGTGGCGCAAGACCTTCAAAACCACGATTAGTGGTTACGAAAAAACCGCTCATGTAACCGTTGAAACCGATTTGAGCATAAATGCTATCGGCGTAGGTTACAGGCAATTCGGTCTGGAAATTGAAATTTCCAGGTGTGTAAAACATGGTGAACCATTCGAAGCACGTTGGGCAAACTCACCGTCAGGCCAGCGGGTGCTAGTCTGCCAGCGACGTCCGTATTCCACACCCTCGTTGCACGACTTTGTGCGAACGCGAATGAAATACTGGAAGGCATTGGGGTTTTCGCCCCGCAGGTTGATGAGGTAGTCAATGGAGTCCATCGACGTCGCATCACTTATTCCATCGCATTCCGGTTCTATCGGCTTACTAGCAGTAGTGACGCATGTAGCGGGCGTAGCATGTGAAAGCCCCCTCGACTCATTCGCCACACCTTCAATGCGAAAATGGGCGGTAATCCGCCCTCAGTCTACAATAAAGCATTTATTAACATTCTTGTGTTATAGTAAGCACTTATGGCACTTATGGCACTTTCCGACCATGTCGACGAATATTGTGAACGGATTGACTTCGCCTTCTGGGCAGAGCCAACCAATGCGATTACCAACTTTTTGATCATCTTTGCCGGGTTGGCGGCCTTACGCCTTTATAACAAGCAATTCCCCCTCCACGGAAAGAAACACCGCCCAAATATATTAATCTTGATAGGATTAATCATCTTAACCGGCGTTGGTAGCTTCCTTTACCATACCCTCGCGACCGTCTGGGCAGGCTATGCTGATATCATACCTATCATCGGATTTATCTACCTCTACCACGCGGTTTTCTTAAGGCGCGCGCTAGCAATGCCCTACCATTATGTCTTAGGCTATATGGTTGCGTTTTTCGGCATCAGTGCCTTTCTCGGCGCCACCTTTGGGCGCGAAGCACTTAATGGCAGCATTGGCTATGTCCCAGTATTAATCTCATTTTACACCATATGGGTGGCAATGCTGGCGCTACGACGCCCCGGCGCCAAACTATTTGGTACGACCGCTTTAGTCTTCTTGCTCGCCATCACTTTCCGTAGCATTGATATGCAAATCTGTGACTATTTCCCACTTGGAACGCATTTTCTGTGGCATGCGCTCAACTCTGTCGTGCTCTTCTTACTGATGAAGATCATCATTCAGCTACCCGATTACTACCAACGTCACAAGCGTGATGGCTTCGTTTCCAAGAGTCGTATTTTCCGCTAGACCTTGCGAAATAAATGCTCTAGCGTTTCCCTAAATAAGAGTAAAAACAAAAACAATAAGAGATACTCTAATGCGCAAACTTATCTTCGCTTCTGCGACACTTCTTCTGCTTTCCGGCTGCAATACCGTTGACGGCTTTGCTAAAGATATGGGAGCGATCGGCCAATCTTTCGCTGGCATGTTTGATGGTACCGTTCAAAATTCACGTCGTATTCGCGATAATAGCGACTATGTTATGAATGGAAACAACCCTCCACCGATGCAACGACAAGGTGGTGGATATGGCGGCGGCGGTGGCGGTTACGCTCCTCCTATGGGCGGCGGATATGGCGGCGGCGGCGGAATGGGCGCAATGCCTCCACAATTCCCTCCTTACCAACAGCCCCAGCAATATCAACAACAGCCACGCCAGCCGGCCATGCCTTATTACTATAATGAAGGGTATTAAACACTCTTAGATTGTGCAGCGCACCATTTAAGGTTATAATCCCTACATGTTCTCAAAATTTCAATCCCCCGCTAACGCCCCTCTATACACATTACACGAGGTGCAGCACGCGATGATGGCGCCATTAAGCATGATGGCACATGGCAGCAAACATTGGCTGAATAACCCTCTCAACCCGCTTTCTTACACCGCTTTTGGCCGTCAGATGGCTGCGAGTAGCGAGCTATTCGAACGCATGACAAAACGTTATGGAAAGCCTGTTTTTGGCATTACGGAAACGGAAGTTGAGGGTCAGGCCTTCA
Coding sequences within it:
- a CDS encoding IS1595 family transposase gives rise to the protein FNLFLKECEWRFNMGTPSDLLADLKKLLKEYY
- a CDS encoding ceramidase domain-containing protein, whose product is MALMALSDHVDEYCERIDFAFWAEPTNAITNFLIIFAGLAALRLYNKQFPLHGKKHRPNILILIGLIILTGVGSFLYHTLATVWAGYADIIPIIGFIYLYHAVFLRRALAMPYHYVLGYMVAFFGISAFLGATFGREALNGSIGYVPVLISFYTIWVAMLALRRPGAKLFGTTALVFLLAITFRSIDMQICDYFPLGTHFLWHALNSVVLFLLMKIIIQLPDYYQRHKRDGFVSKSRIFR